A region of Acidobacteriota bacterium DNA encodes the following proteins:
- a CDS encoding EutN/CcmL family microcompartment protein yields the protein MQLGRVVGTVVASVRSEGLDGIKFLIVQPLDRRGDDAGEPVVAADAVAMAGPGDQVYYVASREAAVAMPETFVPVDHAIVGIVDQVADLDGSSRSGG from the coding sequence ATGCAGCTCGGCCGGGTGGTGGGCACGGTAGTGGCCAGCGTGCGCAGCGAGGGCCTCGACGGGATCAAATTCCTCATCGTCCAGCCCCTGGACCGCCGCGGTGACGACGCTGGCGAGCCGGTAGTGGCCGCCGACGCGGTGGCCATGGCGGGGCCCGGCGACCAGGTCTACTACGTCGCCAGCCGCGAGGCGGCGGTGGCGATGCCCGAGACCTTCGTGCCGGTGGATCACGCCATCGTCGGCATCGTGGACCAGGTCGCGG